A window of Diospyros lotus cultivar Yz01 chromosome 14, ASM1463336v1, whole genome shotgun sequence contains these coding sequences:
- the LOC127789896 gene encoding 3-isopropylmalate dehydrogenase, chloroplastic-like — MASKFGRRLLGSRPAELVSATNLATPAATVFSRFFDRGFSSSTAAGSELIRATLFPGDGIGPEIAESVKEVFKAAEVPIEWEEHYVGQEIDPRTQSFLTWESLESVRRNKVGLKGPMATPIGKGHRSLNLTLRKELNLYANVRPCYSLPGYKTRYDDVNLITIRENTEGEYSGLEHQVVRGVVESLKIITRHASLRVAEYAFHYAKTHGRGRVSAIHKANIMQKTDGLFLKCCREVAEKYPEINYEEVIIDNCCMMLVKNPNLFDVLVMPNLYGDIVSDLCAGLIGGLGLTPSCNIGEGGIALAEAVHGSAPDIAGKNLANPTALLLSAVTMLHHLEMHDKAERIQEAILKTIAEGKYRTADLGGSSSTSDFTKAIIGHL, encoded by the exons ATGGCTTCCAAATTCGGGAGACGTCTCCTTGGGAGCCGTCCGGCCGAGCTTGTCTCGGCGACGAACCTTGCTACCCCGGCGGCGACTGTTTTCTCCCGTTTCTTCGACCGGGGCTTCTCCTCCTCCACCGCCGCCGGCTCCGAGCTGATCCGAGCCACTCTCTTCCCCGGCGACGGCATCGGTCCCGAGATTGCCGAATCCGTCAAAGAG GTATTCAAAGCAGCTGAAGTGCCGATTGAATGGGAGGAGCACTATGTTGGGCAGGAAATTGATCCTAGAACACAGAGTTTTCTGACATGGGAAAGCTTGGAATCAGTAAGACGAAACAAGGTTGGCTTGAAAGGGCCAATGGCTACACCCATTGGAAAGGGTCACAGATCACTGAACCTTACTTTAAGGAAAGAACTTAATTTGTATGCGAATGTGAGACCTTGCTACAGTCTTCCTGGCTACAAAACTCGGTATGATGATGTTAATCTCATTACTATCCGTGAAAACACAGAAGGGGAGTACAGTGGCCTTGAACATCAA GTGGTAAGGGGTGTAGTTGAAAGTCTGAAGATCATCACTCGACATGCTAGTCTTAGAGTGGCTGAATATGCCTTTCACTATGCCAAGACCCATGGGAGAGGGAGAGTATCCGCAATACACAAAGCCAACATCATGCAGAAAACTGATGGTCTTTTCCTTAAG TGTTGTCGTGAGGTTGCAGAGAAGTACCCTGAAATAAACTACGAGGAAGTCATCATAGATAACTGCTGTATGATG CTTGTGAAGAATCCAAATCTTTTTGATGTTCTAGTGATGCCCAATCTTTATGGTGACATTGTCAGTGACCTTTGTGCTGGGTTGATTGGGGGCTTGGGCTTAACACCGAG CTGCAATATTGGTGAAGGAGGCATTGCTCTTGCTGAGGCTGTACATGGTTCAGCGCCTGATATTGCTGGAAAG AATCTGGCAAATCCAACAGCATTGTTGTTGAGTGCTGTCACAATGCTTCACCACCTGGAGATGCATGATAAGGCTGAAAGGATCCAAGAGGCTATCCTCAAAACAATTGCCGAAGGAAAGTACCGAACTGCTGACCTTGGTGGCAGTTCATCAACTTCTGACTTTACAAAGGCAATTATTGGTCATCTTTGA
- the LOC127789897 gene encoding adenosine kinase 2, translated as MECEGILLGMGNPLLDISAVVDQDFLSKYDIKLNNAILAEEKHLPMYDEMTSKYNVEYIAGGATQNSIRVAQWMLQIPGATSYIGCIGKDKFGEEMKKNSKLAGVNVHYYEDESASTGTCAVCVVGGERSLVANLSAANCYKSEHLKRPENWELVKKAKYIYIAGFFLTVSPESILLVAEHAAANNKFFMMNLSAPFICEFFRDAQEKALPYMDFVFGNETEARTFSKVHGWETENVEEIALKISQWPKASGTHKRITVITQGPDPVVVAEDGKVKLFPVILLPKEKLVDTNGAGDAFVGGFLSQLVQQKPMEDCVRAACYAANVIIQRSGCTYPEKPHFK; from the exons ATGGAGTGCGAAGGCATCCTCTTGGGCATGGGCAACCCGCTCCTCGACATCTCCGCCGTCGTCGACCAGGACTTCTTGAGCAA ATATGACATCAAGTTGAATAATGCGATTCTTGCTGAGGAAAAGCACTTGCCAAT GTATGATGAAATGACATCCAAATACAACGTGGAGTACATTGCTGGAG GTGCTACTCAAAATTCTATTAGAGTTGCTCAG TGGATGCTACAAATTCCTGGTGCTACCAGTTATATTGGTTGCATTGGAAAGGACAAGTTTGGggaggaaatgaagaaaaactcaaaacttgCTGGTGTTAAT GTTCACTATTATGAGGATGAGTCTGCATCAACAGGTACCTGTGCTGTTTGTGTAGTGGGTGGTGAAAG ATCACTTGTTGCCAACTTGTCTGCTGCAAATTGTTACAAATCTGAACATCTGAAGAGACCAGAAAATTGGGAATTGG TTAAGAAAGCCAAGTACATCTACATTGCTGGCTTCTTTCTCACCGTTTCCCCAGAGTCTATTCTACTTGTTGCTGAACATGCAGCTGCAAACAACAAG TTCTTCATGATGAACCTTTCAGCACCATTTATCTGTGAGTTCTTCAGGGATGCACAAGAGAAAGCTTTACC GTATATGGACTTCGTTTTTGGAAATGAGACAGAAGCAAGAACTTTTTCAAAAGTTCATGGATGGGAG aCGGAGAATGTGGAGGAGATCGctttaaaaatttctcaatgGCCAAAGGCATCTGGCACACACAAGAGGATTACGGTTATTACTCAGGGTCCAGATCCAGTCGTTGTTGCTGAAGATGGGAAGGTCAAACTGTTCCCTGTGATATTGTTACCTAAAGAGAAACTTGTTGATACCAATGGAGCAG GTGATGCGTTTGTTGGAGGATTTCTGTCTCAGTTGGTTCAGCAGAAACCTATGGAGGACTGCGTGAGAGCTGCTTGTTACGCAGCCAATGTTATCATCCAAAGGTCTGGCTGCACATACCCAGAGAAGCCCCATTTTAAATAA